A single Fodinicurvata sp. EGI_FJ10296 DNA region contains:
- the gatB gene encoding Asp-tRNA(Asn)/Glu-tRNA(Gln) amidotransferase subunit GatB — MTTQAVIEGRTGSWEMVIGLEVHAQVISESKLFSGASTRFGAEPNTQVSLVDAAMPGMLPVINRYCVEQAVKTGLGLNAKINRRSVFDRKNYFYADLPQGYQISQYSQPIVGEGTIILDMPDGSTREVGITRLHLEQDAGKSLHDQDPKRSFIDLNRTGVALMEVVSEPDLRGPEDAAAYLRKLRSILRYLGTCDGNMEEGSMRCDVNVSVRPLGTTEFGTRAEVKNVNSIRAVQLAIEFEAARQVEILEDGGSIVQETRLWDPGKGATRSMRGKEEAHDYRYFPDPDLLPLDLEVDFIETIRATLPELPDPKKLRFIENYGLSVYDAGVLVAEASRADFYERVAEGRDPKQAANWLITELLGALNKGGHDIQDSPISADQLGGLLDLMADDTISGRIAKDVFAEMLETGKDAGTIVEEKGLKQVTDTGAIESVVDEVLANNADKVEQYRGGKDKLFGFFVGQVMKASQGKANPAMVNDILKKKL; from the coding sequence ATGACGACACAGGCAGTGATCGAAGGCAGAACCGGCTCCTGGGAAATGGTGATCGGGCTCGAAGTTCACGCACAGGTGATCTCGGAGTCCAAGCTGTTCTCCGGGGCATCGACCCGTTTCGGGGCGGAGCCGAACACACAGGTAAGCCTCGTCGATGCGGCGATGCCCGGCATGCTGCCGGTGATCAACCGGTATTGCGTCGAGCAGGCAGTGAAGACGGGGCTGGGCCTGAACGCCAAGATCAATCGCCGGTCGGTGTTCGACCGGAAGAACTATTTCTATGCCGATCTGCCTCAGGGCTATCAGATCAGCCAGTATTCGCAGCCGATCGTGGGCGAGGGGACGATCATCCTCGACATGCCCGACGGTTCAACGCGCGAGGTGGGCATTACCAGGCTGCATCTGGAGCAGGACGCCGGCAAATCGCTGCACGATCAGGATCCCAAGCGCAGTTTCATCGACCTCAACCGTACCGGCGTCGCTCTGATGGAGGTCGTCAGCGAGCCGGATTTGCGCGGACCGGAAGATGCGGCTGCGTATTTGCGCAAACTGCGGTCGATCCTGCGCTATCTCGGCACTTGCGACGGCAACATGGAAGAAGGCTCCATGCGCTGCGACGTCAATGTGTCTGTGCGGCCGCTGGGGACGACGGAATTCGGCACGCGGGCAGAGGTCAAGAACGTCAACTCCATTCGCGCCGTTCAGTTGGCGATCGAATTCGAAGCCGCCCGACAGGTGGAGATCCTTGAAGACGGTGGCAGCATCGTTCAGGAAACCCGGCTTTGGGATCCGGGCAAGGGTGCCACCCGGTCGATGCGCGGCAAGGAAGAAGCCCACGACTATCGCTATTTTCCCGACCCCGACCTGCTGCCGCTCGATCTCGAGGTCGATTTTATCGAGACCATCCGCGCGACATTGCCGGAGTTGCCCGACCCCAAGAAACTGCGCTTTATCGAGAACTATGGTCTGTCGGTCTATGACGCTGGCGTGCTGGTCGCCGAGGCCTCGCGCGCTGATTTCTACGAGCGTGTGGCCGAGGGGCGGGACCCCAAGCAGGCGGCGAACTGGCTGATCACCGAATTGCTGGGCGCGCTGAACAAGGGTGGCCACGACATTCAGGACAGCCCGATCAGCGCCGATCAACTTGGTGGCCTGCTCGACCTGATGGCCGACGACACGATTTCGGGCCGGATCGCCAAGGATGTCTTCGCCGAGATGCTCGAAACCGGCAAGGACGCCGGCACGATCGTCGAGGAAAAAGGCCTGAAACAGGTGACCGATACCGGGGCCATCGAATCGGTGGTGGACGAGGTGCTCGCCAACAACGCCGACAAGGTCGAGCAATATCGTGGCGGCAAGGACAAGCTGTTCGGCTTCTTCGTCGGTCAGGTGATGAAGGCGAGCCAAGGCAAGGCAAATCCGGCGATGGTCAATGACATCCTCAAGAAGAAACTCTGA
- a CDS encoding PLP-dependent aspartate aminotransferase family protein — protein sequence MTSSRRNSDLRPATLAAQAGGGHDPQTGAVVPPMHASTTYARDADYALIGAGRVYSRPDNPTYDAVEALMTGLEGGAASLAFASGLAAISAVIQAIAGPDDSGQNGHVVIGRDLYYGTAALLETFKDAFGLTVDRVDTTDPAAVRAAMKPGRTRLVIVEPIANPTWAVTDIAAIADIAHEIGAALAVDNTVLTPILFRPLESGADLVIHSATKYLNGHSDVVAGVVTTGARNPLWQRIEAARRLSGAVLGPFEAWLLLRGMRTLSLRVREQTRAAEAIARRFDGDPRVAQVLYPTLAEGVQRDIAQRQFSQGSGGMLSLRVAPAPGRSALKTALATIGATQVFVRATSLGGVESLIEHRWTVEGGTTGVPDDLLRVSVGIEDIDDLIADLDQALAVAHARFPN from the coding sequence ATGACATCCTCAAGAAGAAACTCTGATCTGCGGCCGGCGACGCTGGCGGCCCAGGCCGGTGGCGGCCACGATCCCCAGACCGGGGCGGTGGTGCCGCCGATGCATGCCAGCACGACCTATGCCCGCGATGCCGATTACGCGCTGATCGGGGCAGGACGGGTTTATAGCCGGCCTGATAACCCGACCTATGACGCGGTGGAAGCGCTGATGACCGGTCTGGAGGGTGGGGCCGCAAGCCTCGCCTTTGCGTCGGGCCTTGCGGCGATTTCCGCCGTAATTCAGGCGATTGCCGGACCCGACGACTCCGGCCAGAATGGCCATGTCGTGATCGGCCGCGACCTTTACTATGGCACGGCGGCGCTGCTTGAGACGTTCAAGGACGCATTCGGGCTGACCGTCGATCGGGTCGATACGACCGATCCGGCGGCGGTTCGCGCCGCCATGAAGCCGGGACGCACCCGGCTGGTGATCGTCGAGCCGATCGCCAACCCGACCTGGGCCGTAACCGATATCGCCGCGATCGCGGACATTGCGCACGAGATCGGGGCGGCGCTGGCGGTGGACAACACCGTGCTGACACCGATTCTGTTCCGGCCGCTGGAGTCGGGCGCCGATCTGGTGATCCATTCGGCAACCAAATACCTCAACGGCCATTCGGACGTGGTGGCCGGCGTGGTGACGACGGGCGCACGGAACCCACTCTGGCAGAGGATTGAAGCCGCACGCCGCCTTTCCGGCGCGGTGCTGGGACCGTTCGAGGCCTGGCTGCTGCTGCGTGGCATGCGCACGCTGTCGCTCAGGGTGCGTGAACAGACCCGCGCGGCGGAAGCAATCGCCCGGCGCTTCGACGGCGACCCACGGGTCGCGCAGGTGCTCTACCCGACGCTGGCTGAAGGCGTGCAGCGAGACATCGCACAGCGCCAGTTCTCGCAGGGCAGCGGCGGCATGCTGTCGCTGCGGGTCGCACCCGCGCCCGGCCGGTCTGCACTGAAGACGGCACTGGCGACCATCGGCGCCACACAGGTGTTCGTGCGGGCGACATCGCTCGGCGGCGTGGAGAGCCTGATCGAGCATCGGTGGACCGTCGAGGGCGGGACGACCGGGGTGCCGGACGACCTGTTGCGCGTGTCGGTGGGGATCGAGGATATCGACGATCTGATCGCTGACCTGGACCAGGCCCTCGCCGTCGCGCACGCTCGCTTTCCCAATTGA